In one window of Leptospira sp. GIMC2001 DNA:
- the fliJ gene encoding flagellar export protein FliJ: protein MKRFQFRLDPLITLRKRTEDDAIKSLSIVVSTINALNDEKVEFQKMLTESGNRLSTMGTRQTGIREYLDYADSYKLLNIRIENLNVEIEKKQPELDVARIRLNEARKEKEILLKLRERDYKKFRKRINKNERLELEEYITVTKHHEILVTSKIDEKKDISQPRVFKTISKQERDDENLPEDFKTLKSIYNQFLNK from the coding sequence ATGAAACGTTTTCAGTTCAGGTTAGATCCTCTAATTACTCTACGAAAGAGAACTGAGGATGACGCAATCAAGAGCCTATCGATAGTTGTGTCTACTATAAATGCTTTAAATGATGAGAAAGTTGAATTCCAAAAAATGCTAACCGAATCTGGAAATCGATTGTCAACAATGGGAACAAGGCAGACGGGAATTCGAGAGTATTTGGACTATGCAGATTCTTACAAATTATTGAATATCAGAATTGAAAATTTGAATGTCGAGATAGAAAAAAAGCAACCCGAATTAGATGTCGCTCGCATCCGACTGAATGAAGCTAGAAAAGAAAAAGAAATTCTATTAAAATTACGAGAACGAGACTACAAAAAATTTCGCAAAAGAATCAATAAAAATGAACGCTTAGAATTGGAAGAATATATCACAGTAACTAAACATCACGAAATTCTAGTCACATCCAAAATCGATGAGAAGAAAGATATAAGTCAACCAAGAGTATTTAAAACCATTTCGAAACAAGAACGAGATGATGAGAATCTACCAGAAGATTTCAAAACTTTGAAATCCATCTACAACCAGTTTCTGAATAAATAG
- the flgB gene encoding flagellar basal body rod protein FlgB, whose amino-acid sequence MFDKTHFMKTQDLLHRGMQTSTIRRKAISDNIANADVPNFKRTEVIFESMIHRAIESEKIEKDKAVPTKISDNRHFEFFKPLDYKSVQPKSNIDYLTTIRADGNNVDIEKEVVDSSQNQMTYMLLVERLNQNNRLLLQMMRPSS is encoded by the coding sequence ATGTTTGATAAAACCCATTTTATGAAAACCCAAGATCTTCTCCATCGAGGAATGCAGACTAGCACAATTCGTAGAAAAGCGATCTCGGACAATATCGCAAATGCGGACGTGCCAAATTTCAAACGTACGGAAGTTATATTTGAATCAATGATTCATCGTGCAATTGAATCAGAAAAAATTGAGAAGGATAAAGCGGTTCCGACCAAAATTTCCGATAATAGGCATTTTGAATTTTTTAAACCTCTAGATTATAAGTCTGTTCAACCTAAATCAAATATAGATTATCTTACTACCATCCGTGCAGATGGAAACAATGTGGACATTGAAAAGGAAGTCGTGGATTCAAGCCAGAACCAGATGACTTATATGTTGCTCGTTGAACGACTCAATCAGAACAATCGCTTACTCTTACAGATGATGAGACCATCATCCTAA
- the flgC gene encoding flagellar basal body rod protein FlgC, which produces MGMFSSINISSTGLSAQRLRMDVISNNIANATTTRNANGDGPFRRDRVIMTPVNLRTRWKSPLYPFGIAPGEGKGVKVMKVEKDMAPLRLTYDPTHPDAIQVGPKKGYVEMPNVNIVSEMTDMISASRSYEANVQMINGAKAMFNKALEIGRA; this is translated from the coding sequence ATGGGAATGTTTAGCTCAATCAATATTTCATCTACTGGGTTGTCGGCTCAGAGACTGCGCATGGATGTCATTTCAAATAACATAGCAAATGCGACAACTACGAGAAATGCAAATGGAGACGGACCATTTAGACGGGATCGAGTAATCATGACTCCCGTTAACTTGAGAACGCGATGGAAAAGTCCGCTCTATCCTTTTGGCATTGCTCCAGGTGAAGGCAAAGGTGTTAAAGTGATGAAAGTAGAAAAGGATATGGCTCCTCTTCGATTGACATATGATCCGACTCATCCAGATGCCATACAAGTTGGACCCAAAAAAGGCTATGTCGAAATGCCTAATGTCAATATTGTTAGTGAAATGACAGATATGATTTCTGCATCAAGATCTTATGAAGCAAATGTTCAGATGATCAATGGAGCGAAAGCGATGTTTAATAAAGCACTGGAAATAGGTAGAGCATAA
- the fliE gene encoding flagellar hook-basal body complex protein FliE yields MEINTNIFNKSTYWTHDSNQSFSLRPDGDKVAINRTDNRHYGKTNSAVTPDQVAGTFGDVLRKAFEEVNDQQVVADEMTQKLVYDPNSVDIHDVMVSAEKARMSLTFTKSMADGFIRAYRELTSLR; encoded by the coding sequence ATGGAAATCAACACAAATATATTCAATAAGTCCACGTACTGGACACATGACAGCAATCAATCTTTCTCTCTACGTCCAGATGGAGATAAAGTTGCAATCAACAGAACCGACAATCGTCATTATGGCAAAACCAATTCTGCAGTTACTCCAGATCAAGTAGCTGGAACATTTGGAGATGTACTTCGCAAAGCATTCGAAGAAGTTAATGATCAACAAGTTGTTGCTGACGAGATGACGCAGAAATTAGTATATGATCCGAATTCTGTAGATATTCATGATGTTATGGTATCAGCAGAAAAAGCTAGAATGTCTCTTACCTTTACGAAATCAATGGCGGATGGTTTTATCCGTGCATACAGAGAATTAACTTCCTTAAGATAA
- a CDS encoding C39 family peptidase, translating into MKYFAISALILHILLASSLSDIAAQTMETNQFLNCHKDNSKSRFIAIPLGEKKDQLKLINRDSQILYLSKANCEHIYPEITKDYKKLNLLYTKQSENKLCGPASIQMIFNYWGVNQFDQYDIMYSILRRFKNEGRYKNINIDKPNAFDLKLYPGTGTINMRQYLEEFSDVDNGRIKKLPSNESEHYQIKMAFLHAIQSYIDRNIPVIVHQNWSKTSKNGHYRIVNGFDRSQKIIYLMDARSGEITQSYDEFFELWNVEDEYLPYNFIAFNINGKQLKINSIP; encoded by the coding sequence ATGAAATATTTTGCAATAAGCGCACTAATTTTACATATACTGCTCGCATCATCACTTTCAGATATCGCAGCGCAAACAATGGAAACTAACCAATTTCTAAATTGCCATAAAGATAATAGTAAAAGCAGATTTATAGCGATTCCTCTCGGTGAGAAAAAGGATCAATTAAAACTCATAAACCGTGATTCCCAAATTTTATATCTTTCAAAAGCCAATTGCGAACACATCTACCCTGAAATAACTAAAGATTATAAAAAACTAAATTTATTATATACTAAGCAAAGCGAGAACAAACTTTGTGGACCGGCTTCTATACAAATGATTTTTAATTATTGGGGAGTTAATCAATTTGATCAATACGATATCATGTATTCGATCCTACGTAGATTCAAAAATGAAGGTCGATATAAGAATATTAATATTGATAAACCTAATGCATTTGATTTAAAACTGTATCCTGGAACAGGAACAATCAATATGCGCCAATACTTAGAAGAATTCTCTGATGTAGATAATGGGCGTATCAAAAAGCTTCCAAGTAATGAATCTGAACATTATCAAATAAAAATGGCTTTTCTTCATGCAATACAAAGTTATATTGATAGGAATATTCCAGTGATTGTTCACCAAAATTGGTCGAAGACTTCCAAAAATGGACACTACCGTATTGTAAATGGATTTGATCGATCCCAAAAAATAATTTATTTGATGGATGCTCGTAGTGGCGAAATAACGCAGAGCTATGACGAATTTTTTGAATTATGGAATGTTGAAGATGAATACTTACCATATAACTTTATTGCTTTTAATATCAATGGCAAACAATTAAAGATAAACAGTATTCCATAG
- the gmk gene encoding guanylate kinase, with translation MVSDKSKNPIDGQLFIISSVAGGGKSTLINLLTNKYPDILFSISSTTRSPRPGDEEGKTYNFLTKEEFENAIKQDRFLEWALVHGNYYGTPRKFIEDGIHSGHSVVLDIDVQGASLVKAKMPHSKSIFILPPSEEIWIRRLKGRGTDSEESINRRIENGKKELLEASKFDYRIINDNLDDAFLQLVQILGLG, from the coding sequence GTGGTATCTGATAAATCAAAAAATCCAATTGATGGACAACTTTTTATAATCTCTTCTGTTGCAGGGGGAGGTAAATCAACTCTAATAAATCTTCTTACCAATAAATATCCTGATATCCTTTTCTCAATATCCTCTACTACAAGATCTCCCAGACCGGGTGATGAAGAAGGTAAGACTTATAATTTCCTTACTAAAGAGGAATTCGAAAATGCAATCAAGCAGGATCGATTTCTTGAATGGGCGCTAGTTCACGGCAATTACTATGGAACTCCACGCAAATTCATTGAAGATGGGATTCATTCTGGACATTCCGTTGTATTAGATATCGATGTTCAAGGTGCAAGCTTAGTCAAAGCCAAGATGCCTCATTCCAAATCTATATTTATACTGCCCCCATCGGAAGAAATTTGGATTCGACGATTGAAGGGAAGGGGAACGGACTCCGAAGAAAGTATCAATCGAAGAATCGAAAATGGTAAAAAGGAATTATTGGAAGCATCCAAATTTGACTACAGAATCATAAATGATAATTTGGATGATGCATTTTTGCAATTGGTTCAGATTCTTGGTCTTGGTTAA
- a CDS encoding extracellular matrix/biofilm biosynthesis regulator RemA family protein has translation MEEYFLLNIGFSNVVVLSKLVGILSADSAGARRLRSEAKENKNLVDATMGRKTRSIVVLASGHIFLSAIRPESLSKRVEKKDNQIGLEEEKEESNEV, from the coding sequence GTGGAAGAATATTTTTTATTGAATATTGGTTTTTCAAATGTTGTTGTATTGTCCAAGTTAGTTGGAATTCTTTCCGCCGATTCAGCAGGAGCAAGAAGGCTCCGATCTGAAGCCAAAGAGAACAAAAATTTGGTTGATGCAACAATGGGTAGAAAAACCAGATCAATAGTCGTTCTTGCCTCTGGGCATATTTTCTTGTCAGCCATCCGTCCTGAGAGTCTGAGCAAGCGAGTCGAGAAAAAAGATAACCAAATTGGTTTAGAGGAAGAAAAAGAAGAATCTAACGAAGTGTAG
- a CDS encoding ABC transporter permease yields the protein MDLLSQTIQMNGTTCEINIAGVLNHSTIHEIWDSSIKWVHNEKPNRVLIDVQNVHTCDAAGIAFILEHKHRQEDLGLDFVLRGLKEDFRYLYEISTSTQLGKKEKSKNFFHDLIMDKPEEIGEFVFNRYSDFQSRMSFIGEFTVSFFQAMVSPKTIRWKDLFRTAENAGVNAFPIIALIGFLLGLIMSFQSAIPMQKFGAEIFVANLVGLSLFRELGPLMTAFILAGRTGSAFAAELGTMKVSEEIDALSTMGLSPIRFLVLPRILATTLVSPLLTLIFNLLGLCGGALVLYSFGFPLVTFINQIVSAVRLTDLFGGIIKSIVFGATVASVGCYEGLRTTNGAGAVGSATTRAVVSGIIYVAILDGVFSIAYFYLGI from the coding sequence ATGGATCTTTTGTCTCAGACAATTCAAATGAATGGAACTACTTGCGAGATCAATATTGCGGGAGTTTTGAATCATTCTACTATACATGAGATTTGGGACTCAAGTATCAAATGGGTTCATAATGAAAAGCCCAACCGAGTCCTAATTGATGTTCAAAACGTCCATACCTGTGATGCAGCAGGTATCGCGTTTATTTTAGAGCATAAGCATAGACAAGAAGATCTTGGACTTGATTTTGTTTTGAGGGGACTCAAGGAAGATTTTCGATATTTATACGAAATTTCCACTTCCACCCAACTTGGAAAAAAAGAAAAATCTAAGAATTTTTTCCATGATTTGATTATGGATAAACCAGAAGAAATTGGTGAGTTTGTATTCAATCGGTATTCAGATTTCCAGAGTCGAATGTCGTTTATTGGAGAATTCACCGTGAGTTTTTTTCAAGCAATGGTAAGTCCGAAAACGATTCGCTGGAAAGATTTATTTCGTACGGCAGAAAATGCGGGAGTCAATGCATTTCCCATAATTGCATTAATTGGTTTTCTTTTAGGACTTATCATGTCTTTTCAGTCTGCGATTCCCATGCAAAAATTCGGTGCTGAAATATTCGTGGCAAATCTTGTCGGCTTATCTCTGTTTCGTGAACTAGGTCCACTAATGACCGCGTTCATTCTTGCTGGACGAACCGGATCCGCATTTGCAGCTGAACTCGGAACGATGAAGGTAAGCGAAGAAATCGATGCTCTGTCTACAATGGGTCTATCTCCTATTCGTTTTTTGGTTCTTCCTAGAATTTTGGCGACAACATTGGTCTCACCTTTGCTTACTTTGATTTTTAATCTTCTCGGACTATGTGGTGGCGCATTGGTTCTTTATAGTTTTGGATTTCCCTTGGTTACTTTTATAAATCAAATTGTATCGGCAGTTAGACTAACTGATCTTTTTGGTGGTATAATAAAATCAATCGTTTTCGGTGCTACGGTTGCATCAGTTGGATGTTATGAAGGTTTGAGGACAACTAACGGAGCAGGCGCTGTGGGAAGTGCTACTACTCGAGCAGTTGTAAGTGGAATAATCTACGTTGCAATTCTGGACGGAGTGTTCAGTATCGCTTATTTTTATCTGGGCATATGA
- a CDS encoding penicillin acylase family protein, protein MKWALGLPVFLALVVMIVWESLLLIKSPLYNGEIQVAGIKEQVEVIRDLDGVPHIDAKSPHSAFYALGYVSAQDRLFQMEIIRRLAQGRLAEILGEDLVPVDRMFRSLLLGDWARKYAQDQARLEPDAWTNLDSYLEGVNAFVSQGNYPIEFTVLGFTPEPFRREDALASLAYMGFSFAEGIRTDSLYSILAEKFPNSKIEDLFPRMDKEKDASIMEDQPGIPRLSTYIEDKQIIEKNPELRLPLNSTNRSSDSVANVNRRELERFVSNVDSVFNQFPPIDGSNSWVLAGSRTQSGKPILVNDPHIAYSNPGTWYEAHLKYPGLNVYGYFLAGVPYPLVGNTEDKAWGLTMLENDDVDLYYETISENGMQVYHKNQWKDLQIIEEEIKIKGKDSEKYTIRITPHGPIYTDFVKGYEGKPISLSWVFHKEHSPVIEVLHRALFSKGLKGMKEAISLLTAPGLNFSYADREGNIGWWGAGRFPIRNKISNTRKILDGSQGDADIVGYLNFSENPQLENPKNGIIATANNLPSKKNYARLGRLEGNWQPSDRFRRITEVLSKKEKFDYSDMENLLVDITSYSAPEIWEVYINSIKIDGKIWENQSPQQINQAKEAMDILSQWNFQGRVDSKGATVYYVLTYHVIRNMLLDEMGEETLKIYGSTAEYINAFKWIIEQEDHPLWDNVATDGRETRDEILEKSLIDTVEYLTKNVSETPNLWLWKNLYKVEYPHAIGMKKPMNLIFNIGPHSTMGAPEVVNNVKMKLLDGKWLAASGPSTRRVVSFGDMDENRTILPTGNSGNMASPFYDDQTMKYINGEFRTTNFTPEKINKEKRYKLILKE, encoded by the coding sequence ATGAAATGGGCTCTTGGTTTACCAGTTTTTTTGGCATTGGTTGTGATGATCGTTTGGGAATCACTACTACTTATAAAATCTCCTCTATATAACGGAGAGATCCAGGTAGCAGGAATCAAAGAACAAGTTGAGGTGATAAGAGATCTCGATGGAGTTCCTCACATTGATGCCAAGAGTCCACATTCCGCCTTTTATGCCTTAGGTTATGTATCTGCTCAAGACAGACTTTTTCAAATGGAAATTATTCGTAGGCTTGCGCAAGGAAGACTTGCTGAGATTCTAGGGGAAGACTTAGTCCCAGTTGACAGAATGTTTCGTAGTCTTTTGTTAGGTGATTGGGCAAGAAAATATGCCCAAGACCAGGCAAGACTTGAGCCAGACGCATGGACAAATTTGGACTCCTATTTGGAAGGAGTCAACGCATTCGTTAGTCAAGGGAACTATCCGATTGAGTTTACAGTGCTCGGATTTACACCTGAACCATTTCGTAGGGAAGATGCCTTAGCATCCCTTGCATATATGGGCTTTTCCTTTGCAGAGGGAATTAGAACAGACTCACTGTATAGCATACTCGCAGAAAAATTTCCCAATTCAAAAATCGAAGATTTATTTCCCAGAATGGATAAAGAAAAAGATGCATCGATCATGGAAGACCAACCTGGAATTCCAAGGTTATCTACATATATAGAAGATAAACAGATAATTGAGAAAAATCCTGAGTTACGTTTACCTTTGAATTCAACAAACAGATCTTCTGATTCGGTAGCAAATGTAAATCGTCGGGAATTGGAACGTTTTGTGTCGAATGTTGATTCAGTATTCAATCAATTTCCACCTATTGATGGTAGCAACTCTTGGGTGTTAGCTGGGTCTAGGACTCAGTCTGGAAAGCCGATTCTTGTTAACGACCCTCATATCGCATACTCGAATCCAGGTACTTGGTATGAAGCACATTTAAAATATCCAGGCTTAAATGTTTATGGATATTTTCTTGCGGGCGTACCCTATCCGTTAGTTGGCAATACTGAGGATAAAGCCTGGGGATTGACTATGCTAGAAAATGATGATGTTGATCTCTATTATGAGACGATCTCAGAGAATGGGATGCAAGTTTATCACAAGAACCAATGGAAAGATCTACAAATCATAGAAGAAGAAATCAAGATCAAAGGCAAAGATTCAGAAAAATATACAATTCGAATTACTCCTCATGGACCGATTTATACGGATTTTGTTAAGGGATATGAAGGTAAACCAATTAGCCTTTCTTGGGTTTTCCATAAAGAACACAGCCCTGTCATAGAAGTTCTGCACCGTGCACTTTTTTCAAAAGGATTGAAAGGTATGAAGGAAGCAATTTCACTTTTGACCGCACCTGGTTTGAACTTTTCATACGCGGATCGAGAAGGCAATATTGGATGGTGGGGAGCTGGACGTTTTCCAATTAGAAATAAAATTTCTAACACAAGAAAAATTTTAGATGGGTCGCAAGGTGATGCTGATATTGTTGGGTATTTGAATTTTTCTGAGAACCCTCAATTGGAAAATCCAAAAAACGGAATCATTGCCACAGCTAACAATCTTCCATCTAAGAAGAATTATGCGAGACTAGGGAGACTAGAAGGCAACTGGCAACCATCCGATCGATTTAGAAGAATTACTGAAGTGCTATCCAAGAAAGAAAAATTCGATTATTCGGATATGGAGAACCTACTTGTCGATATAACTTCTTATTCAGCTCCAGAAATTTGGGAAGTTTATATAAATTCGATTAAGATCGATGGAAAAATCTGGGAGAATCAATCTCCCCAGCAAATCAACCAAGCAAAGGAAGCAATGGATATCCTCTCGCAGTGGAATTTTCAAGGTAGAGTTGATTCCAAAGGAGCAACAGTATATTATGTTCTAACTTATCATGTTATTCGGAATATGTTGTTAGATGAAATGGGTGAAGAAACTTTAAAAATCTATGGAAGTACGGCTGAATACATCAATGCGTTCAAATGGATCATTGAGCAAGAAGATCATCCACTCTGGGATAATGTTGCAACTGATGGAAGAGAAACCAGAGATGAAATTTTAGAAAAAAGTTTAATCGATACAGTTGAATACCTTACAAAAAATGTAAGTGAGACACCTAATCTATGGCTGTGGAAGAATCTCTACAAAGTTGAATATCCTCATGCGATTGGAATGAAAAAACCAATGAATTTGATTTTTAATATAGGTCCGCATTCAACAATGGGTGCTCCAGAAGTTGTAAATAATGTTAAGATGAAGTTATTGGATGGCAAATGGCTCGCTGCATCTGGTCCATCCACAAGAAGAGTTGTAAGCTTTGGAGATATGGATGAGAACAGAACCATACTTCCTACAGGCAATTCTGGGAATATGGCAAGTCCTTTCTATGATGATCAGACGATGAAATATATTAATGGAGAATTTCGAACAACGAATTTTACTCCAGAGAAAATAAATAAGGAAAAGCGATATAAGCTAATTTTAAAAGAGTAG
- a CDS encoding periplasmic-type flagellar collar protein FlbB, with product MASLTDKTRAIYLVFLILFLIAIGFFVFDYFRIIDAEDYFPFLEKKPDLVNQDSESPTELEKLELAKAQEKLIEDREELEKLQKEIEKTQESLTEERERLEELRTGLIQKEEDIQEKKKLELARSEKVKVLADKVANMPPNAARDMLVNWPDYDIIEVFEQMDKDAEEDGRQTITTYLLTLFPAERRAIITNKWLDSDVRNVPN from the coding sequence ATGGCAAGTTTAACCGATAAAACACGAGCAATATATTTGGTTTTTTTAATTCTCTTTCTAATTGCCATTGGTTTTTTTGTATTTGATTATTTTAGAATTATAGATGCTGAAGATTACTTTCCCTTTCTTGAAAAAAAACCTGATCTAGTAAATCAAGATAGCGAATCTCCGACAGAATTAGAAAAATTGGAACTTGCCAAAGCTCAAGAGAAATTAATCGAAGACAGAGAAGAACTTGAGAAGCTTCAAAAAGAGATTGAGAAAACACAAGAAAGCCTAACCGAAGAAAGAGAAAGGTTAGAAGAATTGAGGACAGGTCTCATTCAAAAGGAAGAAGATATCCAAGAAAAGAAAAAATTGGAACTAGCAAGATCTGAAAAGGTGAAAGTCCTTGCAGACAAAGTTGCGAATATGCCACCAAATGCTGCTCGTGATATGCTAGTCAATTGGCCTGACTACGATATTATAGAAGTCTTTGAGCAAATGGACAAAGATGCAGAAGAAGATGGTCGTCAAACGATCACAACTTATTTACTCACACTATTTCCTGCAGAACGTAGAGCAATCATCACCAATAAATGGTTAGATTCTGATGTTCGAAATGTCCCCAACTGA
- a CDS encoding FliI/YscN family ATPase, translated as MIEKKFTEKIDVMSKYLNVLEKAEPIRKSGFVIQVVGNVIYSNGPPDSRIGEIMEVEKGEKRGFLSCVLVGFKDHNYTLLPLGEVEGIFPNAFVFSSRKRLSIPVSDAILGRVFNGIGKPIDNKAYIEAKEERFTDSHTPNPLDRPPISDILPTGVRAIDGLLTVGKGQRVGIFSGSGVGKSSLLGMIARYTSADVNVIALVGERGREVNEFLEHDLGREALAKSVILVATSDAPKMEQVTCAQLACSVAEYFRDQGKDVLLFMDSLTRYAHALRETSVGEMPITKGFGSSVFSKLSKLVERAGRGKSGGSITGFYTVLTDADEDMDDPIADAVRGYIDGHIVLSRKLAEESHYPAIDIPSSLSRLMMKITNEDHYMHSTLVRELIAKYKSTEELILLNAYIRGTDPKVDMAIERKGLIDNFLKQRIEEKGNMKDAIQGLKDILIQNVAEEEF; from the coding sequence ATGATAGAGAAGAAATTCACAGAAAAAATCGATGTCATGTCCAAATACCTCAATGTTTTGGAGAAGGCGGAACCTATTCGAAAATCAGGATTTGTGATTCAAGTTGTAGGAAATGTCATCTATTCTAACGGTCCTCCAGATTCCCGAATCGGTGAGATCATGGAAGTGGAGAAAGGCGAAAAGCGAGGATTTCTATCTTGCGTTTTAGTTGGCTTCAAGGACCACAATTACACATTACTTCCATTAGGTGAAGTTGAGGGAATATTCCCCAATGCATTTGTATTTTCATCACGCAAAAGATTATCAATCCCCGTATCAGATGCAATTCTTGGGAGAGTCTTCAACGGAATTGGCAAACCTATCGATAACAAGGCTTATATCGAAGCTAAAGAAGAACGGTTTACAGATTCTCATACTCCGAATCCGCTAGATCGTCCACCCATTTCCGATATTTTACCAACTGGAGTGAGAGCGATCGACGGTCTCCTAACGGTTGGTAAAGGTCAACGTGTTGGAATATTTTCTGGTTCAGGAGTTGGTAAGTCAAGTCTTCTCGGAATGATAGCAAGATATACTTCTGCTGATGTAAACGTGATCGCGCTTGTTGGCGAGCGTGGTCGAGAAGTGAACGAATTCTTAGAGCATGATCTGGGTCGGGAAGCCCTTGCTAAATCTGTAATCCTCGTTGCGACATCGGATGCGCCGAAGATGGAGCAGGTCACATGTGCTCAACTTGCTTGTTCTGTTGCGGAATACTTCCGTGATCAAGGCAAGGATGTTTTACTTTTTATGGATTCTTTAACTCGATATGCCCATGCACTCAGGGAAACTTCTGTAGGCGAGATGCCGATTACGAAAGGATTCGGGTCTTCCGTATTTTCCAAATTATCCAAACTCGTTGAACGAGCAGGTCGTGGCAAATCGGGCGGATCTATTACAGGTTTTTACACAGTTCTTACCGATGCTGACGAAGATATGGATGATCCTATAGCCGATGCAGTACGTGGATACATAGACGGACATATTGTACTTTCCAGAAAGCTTGCGGAAGAATCGCACTATCCAGCGATCGATATACCTTCTTCTCTTTCAAGGCTCATGATGAAAATCACAAACGAAGACCATTATATGCATTCCACACTGGTCCGTGAGTTGATTGCAAAATACAAAAGTACAGAAGAACTCATTCTATTAAACGCCTATATTCGAGGAACTGACCCGAAAGTCGATATGGCAATTGAGAGAAAAGGTTTGATTGATAATTTCCTTAAGCAGAGAATCGAAGAGAAAGGGAATATGAAAGATGCAATCCAAGGCCTCAAAGATATTTTGATCCAAAATGTAGCCGAAGAAGAATTTTAA
- a CDS encoding MBL fold metallo-hydrolase, which yields MPGVACAYLIIDEDRACFVENNTTLAVPKLLDALDQNSIPRENVDYLMITHIHLDHAGGSSALLDACPNAKLLAHPKAAKHAINPMRLIASAKQVYGEEEFTKLYGEIHPVPEERVRVMEDNETLNWQSRQFKFVYTTGHASHHFCIYDSLSNGIFTGDSFGIAYPKIGGVGKFIYPTTTPTDFDPDQARNSLDLILNTGAAVAYLTHFGSVGNLQNLKSDLVAGIDAMQEIALSLVEAGDSQDLLQSKAEIGVREYFIELARRKEIVLGSEEMELLNFDVKLNASGLVYWALKQRLKSKL from the coding sequence ATGCCTGGTGTTGCTTGTGCTTACTTAATCATAGATGAAGATCGAGCCTGTTTTGTAGAAAATAATACAACTCTCGCTGTCCCAAAACTCTTGGATGCTCTGGACCAGAATTCGATTCCTCGTGAGAATGTTGATTATCTAATGATCACTCATATCCATTTGGATCATGCAGGTGGATCTAGTGCTCTTCTTGACGCTTGTCCCAATGCAAAATTGCTCGCTCACCCAAAAGCTGCAAAACATGCAATCAATCCAATGCGATTGATTGCATCCGCAAAACAAGTATATGGCGAAGAAGAGTTTACAAAACTATATGGTGAGATTCATCCTGTTCCTGAAGAAAGAGTTCGAGTTATGGAAGACAATGAAACTCTAAATTGGCAGAGTCGTCAGTTTAAATTTGTCTACACGACAGGACATGCCTCACATCATTTCTGTATTTATGATTCACTATCAAATGGAATTTTTACTGGGGATTCTTTTGGAATAGCTTATCCAAAAATCGGTGGAGTAGGCAAATTTATCTATCCAACCACAACTCCAACTGACTTTGATCCAGACCAAGCACGTAATTCTCTGGATTTAATTCTCAACACGGGTGCAGCGGTTGCTTATCTTACTCATTTTGGATCTGTTGGTAATCTACAAAACTTAAAATCGGATCTAGTAGCAGGAATTGATGCCATGCAAGAAATTGCATTAAGTCTTGTTGAAGCTGGTGATTCTCAAGATTTACTTCAATCAAAAGCAGAAATTGGTGTGCGAGAGTATTTCATTGAGCTTGCTCGTAGAAAAGAAATAGTTCTTGGATCAGAAGAAATGGAACTTTTAAATTTCGATGTTAAGTTGAATGCAAGTGGATTGGTTTATTGGGCTCTTAAGCAAAGACTTAAGTCTAAGCTATAA